A genomic region of Microlunatus sagamiharensis contains the following coding sequences:
- a CDS encoding alpha-glucosidase — protein sequence MTASTTPTTSTGTSAGTGVERAEGWWRDAVVYQIYPRSFADSNGDGTGDLRGIIDHLDHLSELGVDVVWLSPVYASPMDDNGYDISDYQRIDPLFGSLEDMDELLEQAHARGIKIVMDLVVNHTSDEHAWFEESRRPGSAKRDWYWWRPALEGHEPGTPGAEPTNWSSFFSPSAWQYDEASGEYYLHLFTRKQPDLNWENPEVRQAVYAMMRWWVDRGVDGFRMDVINLISKPVELRDLEPEAGHAYAFPGAEVAHGPRLQEFLREMNEAVGLDRHRLLTVGEMPGSTIEDARAITDPGAGMLNMVFTFEHMNVDVGPSGNKFDPVPLDLVALKRNLESWQVGLADVGWNSLYWDNHDQPRAVSRFGDDSPEHRVASAKTLASVLHAHRGTPYVYQGDELGMTNTQFVDISSYADVESLNYHAQATSLGVAAEEIMAGLAVRSRDNARTPMQWDDTHQAGFTQGVPWLSVNPNYVVVNARAERQDPASVFHHVRRLIELRHEQPVLAEGRFELLLGDDPQLWVVRRTLGEQTLLLVANCSSAPATVAEGSLPALDAAQLLLATHGDRRGAELAPWESRMFLV from the coding sequence ATGACGGCCTCGACGACACCGACGACCTCGACCGGGACCAGCGCAGGGACGGGGGTCGAGCGGGCCGAGGGCTGGTGGCGCGACGCCGTCGTCTACCAGATCTACCCCCGTAGCTTCGCCGACAGCAACGGCGACGGCACGGGCGACCTGCGCGGGATCATCGACCACCTCGACCACCTCTCCGAGCTCGGGGTCGACGTCGTGTGGCTCTCGCCGGTCTACGCCTCGCCGATGGACGACAACGGCTACGACATCTCCGACTACCAGCGGATCGACCCGCTGTTCGGCTCGCTCGAGGACATGGACGAGCTGCTGGAGCAGGCCCACGCCCGCGGCATCAAGATCGTCATGGACCTCGTGGTCAACCACACCAGCGACGAGCACGCCTGGTTCGAGGAGTCCCGCCGTCCCGGGTCGGCCAAGCGCGACTGGTACTGGTGGCGCCCTGCCCTCGAGGGCCACGAGCCCGGCACCCCCGGCGCGGAGCCGACGAACTGGTCGAGCTTCTTCTCACCCTCGGCCTGGCAGTACGACGAGGCCAGCGGCGAGTACTACCTGCACCTCTTCACCCGCAAGCAGCCCGACCTCAACTGGGAGAACCCGGAGGTCCGCCAGGCCGTCTACGCGATGATGCGCTGGTGGGTCGACCGCGGCGTCGACGGCTTCCGCATGGACGTCATCAACCTCATCTCCAAGCCGGTCGAGCTGCGCGACCTCGAGCCCGAGGCGGGGCACGCGTACGCCTTCCCCGGCGCGGAGGTGGCGCACGGGCCGCGGCTGCAGGAGTTCCTGCGCGAGATGAACGAGGCGGTCGGGCTGGACCGCCACCGCCTGCTCACCGTGGGGGAGATGCCCGGCTCGACGATCGAGGACGCCCGCGCCATCACCGACCCGGGCGCCGGGATGCTGAACATGGTCTTCACCTTCGAGCACATGAACGTCGACGTCGGCCCCAGCGGCAACAAGTTCGACCCGGTGCCGCTCGACCTCGTCGCGCTCAAGCGCAACCTCGAGAGCTGGCAGGTCGGCCTCGCCGACGTCGGCTGGAACTCGCTCTACTGGGACAACCACGACCAGCCGCGCGCGGTGTCGCGGTTCGGCGACGACTCGCCCGAGCACCGCGTGGCCTCGGCCAAGACGCTGGCCAGCGTCCTGCACGCGCACCGCGGGACGCCGTACGTCTACCAGGGCGACGAGCTGGGGATGACGAACACGCAGTTCGTCGACATCTCCTCCTACGCCGACGTGGAGTCGCTGAACTACCACGCGCAGGCGACCTCGCTGGGCGTCGCGGCGGAGGAGATCATGGCGGGCCTCGCCGTGCGCAGCCGCGACAACGCGCGCACGCCGATGCAGTGGGACGACACGCACCAGGCCGGCTTCACCCAGGGCGTGCCGTGGCTCTCGGTCAACCCGAACTACGTCGTGGTCAACGCTCGTGCGGAGCGGCAGGACCCGGCCTCGGTGTTCCACCACGTGCGGCGGCTGATCGAGCTGCGCCACGAGCAGCCGGTGCTGGCCGAGGGGCGTTTCGAGCTGCTGCTCGGCGACGACCCGCAGCTCTGGGTCGTGCGCCGGACGCTGGGCGAGCAGACGCTGCTGCTCGTCGCGAACTGCTCCTCGGCTCCGGCGACGGTGGCGGAGGGTTCGCTGCCGGCGCTCGACGCCGCTCAGCTGCTGCTGGCGACGCACGGCGACCGCCGTGGCGCCGAGCTCGCGCCGTGGGAGTCGCGGATGTTCCTGGTCTGA
- the acs gene encoding acetate--CoA ligase, whose translation MADAAGQGQGLESLSAEERRFPPPPGLAEHANVTEATFEAAAADDVAFWAEQARRLSWETEPTQTLDWSDAPFARWFADGRLNAAYNCLDRHVEAGLGERVAFHFEGEPGDTRTITYAELTAQVCQAANALVELGVKAGDRVAIYMPMIPEAAVAMLACARIGAPHTVVFGGFSSDALATRILDCGVEVVITADGGYRKGKASALKPAVDEALERCPEVRSVLVVRRTEQETAMTEGRDVWWHDLVDRQPTEHAYEAFEAEHPLYIMYTSGSTGQPKGIFHTTGGYLTGVAYTHWATFDLKPETDVFWTAADIGWVTGHSYLVYGPLANGTTSVMYEGTPDTPHQGRWWDVVDKYGVTILYCAPTAIRTFMKWGAEIPAKADLSSLRLLGSVGEPINPEAYVWYREHIGHDRTPVVDTWWQTETGMHMISPMPGVAEGKPGAAMRAVPGVSVKVVNDEGQPVSDDAAGYLVIDRPWPAMLRGIWGDQQRYVDTYWSRFPGVYFAGDGAKLDADGDIWLLGRVDDVMNVSGHRMSTTEIESSLVSHPKVAEAAVVGASDETTGQAIVAFVILRSEAGDGGPDVVDELRRHVAKDIGAIARPRQIMVVDELPKTRSGKIMRRLLRDVAENRELGDVTTLTDSTVMDLIKGNLATTSSED comes from the coding sequence GTGGCGGACGCGGCAGGGCAGGGCCAGGGGCTGGAGAGCCTGTCGGCCGAGGAGCGGCGCTTCCCGCCGCCCCCGGGGCTGGCGGAGCACGCCAACGTCACCGAGGCGACCTTCGAGGCTGCCGCCGCCGACGACGTCGCCTTCTGGGCCGAGCAGGCCCGGCGGCTGTCCTGGGAGACCGAGCCGACGCAGACGCTCGACTGGAGCGACGCCCCGTTCGCGCGCTGGTTCGCCGACGGGCGGCTCAACGCCGCGTACAACTGCCTCGACCGCCACGTCGAGGCCGGCCTGGGCGAGCGGGTCGCGTTCCACTTCGAGGGCGAGCCGGGTGACACCCGCACCATCACCTACGCCGAGCTGACCGCGCAGGTCTGCCAGGCCGCGAACGCCCTCGTCGAGCTGGGCGTGAAGGCCGGCGACCGGGTCGCCATCTACATGCCGATGATCCCCGAGGCCGCGGTGGCGATGCTCGCCTGCGCACGGATCGGCGCACCGCACACGGTCGTGTTCGGCGGCTTCTCCTCCGACGCGCTCGCGACGCGCATCCTCGACTGCGGCGTCGAGGTGGTGATCACCGCCGACGGCGGTTACCGCAAGGGCAAGGCGTCGGCGCTCAAGCCGGCCGTCGACGAGGCGCTGGAGCGCTGCCCCGAGGTGCGCAGCGTGCTGGTGGTGCGCCGCACCGAGCAGGAGACGGCCATGACCGAGGGCCGCGACGTGTGGTGGCACGACCTCGTGGACCGCCAGCCGACCGAGCACGCGTACGAGGCGTTCGAGGCCGAGCACCCGCTCTACATCATGTACACGAGCGGCAGCACCGGTCAGCCCAAGGGCATCTTCCACACCACCGGCGGCTACCTCACCGGCGTCGCGTACACGCACTGGGCGACCTTCGACCTCAAGCCCGAGACCGACGTCTTCTGGACCGCGGCCGACATCGGCTGGGTGACCGGGCACTCCTACCTCGTCTACGGCCCGCTGGCCAACGGCACGACGAGCGTCATGTACGAGGGGACGCCCGACACCCCGCACCAGGGGCGCTGGTGGGACGTCGTCGACAAGTACGGCGTGACGATCCTCTACTGCGCACCGACGGCCATCCGCACGTTCATGAAGTGGGGCGCCGAGATCCCGGCCAAGGCCGACCTGTCGAGCCTGCGGCTGCTGGGCTCGGTCGGCGAGCCGATCAACCCCGAGGCGTACGTCTGGTACCGCGAGCACATCGGCCACGACCGCACGCCGGTCGTCGACACGTGGTGGCAGACCGAGACGGGCATGCACATGATCTCGCCGATGCCGGGCGTCGCCGAGGGCAAGCCGGGCGCGGCCATGCGCGCGGTCCCCGGCGTGAGCGTCAAGGTCGTCAACGACGAGGGCCAGCCGGTCAGCGACGACGCGGCCGGGTACCTCGTGATCGACCGGCCGTGGCCGGCGATGCTGCGCGGGATCTGGGGCGACCAGCAGCGCTACGTCGACACCTACTGGTCCCGTTTCCCCGGCGTCTACTTCGCCGGCGACGGGGCCAAGCTCGACGCCGACGGCGACATCTGGCTGCTCGGCCGCGTGGACGACGTCATGAACGTCTCCGGCCACCGGATGTCGACCACCGAGATCGAGTCGTCCCTGGTCAGCCACCCCAAGGTCGCCGAGGCGGCGGTCGTCGGGGCGTCCGACGAGACGACGGGCCAGGCGATCGTCGCCTTCGTCATCCTGCGCAGCGAGGCCGGCGACGGCGGGCCGGACGTGGTCGACGAGCTGCGCCGCCACGTGGCCAAGGACATCGGCGCAATCGCCAGGCCGCGGCAGATCATGGTCGTCGACGAGCTGCCCAAGACCCGCTCGGGCAAGATCATGCGGCGCCTGCTCCGCGACGTGGCGGAGAACCGCGAGCTCGGCGACGTCACGACGCTCACCGACTCGACGGTCATGGACCTCATCAAGGGCAACCTGGCCACGACCTCCTCGGAGGACTAG
- a CDS encoding LacI family DNA-binding transcriptional regulator, with protein MIAASDTPTLKMVAAAAGVSKSTVSRVINDSPSVTPEAIAAVSAAIEQLGYTPNRAARTLVSRRTQTLALVIPENTATFFTDPYFASVIQGAATRVSETDFTLALLIAAGSEDKVRRYLRAGSVDGALVLSHHEDDRSYSHLAGRLPLVFGGRPMSQEGELPCYVDVDNVVAAAQVTRRLVEAGRRRIATVAGPADMAAGVDRLEGWRRALAEAGLADDLVERADFSPASGAEAARRLLARGEPFDGLFAASAQLASGALGVLREHGLEVPRDLGVVTVDDDYFAQNATPPLTTVRQPTLEVGRRMADVLIDLVEGREVERVTIMPTVVVDRGSA; from the coding sequence ATGATCGCCGCGTCCGACACCCCCACGCTCAAGATGGTCGCCGCGGCGGCCGGGGTCTCCAAGTCGACGGTCTCGCGGGTCATCAACGACTCGCCGAGCGTGACGCCCGAGGCGATCGCGGCGGTGTCCGCGGCCATCGAGCAGCTCGGCTACACGCCCAACCGGGCAGCCCGCACGCTGGTCAGCCGGCGTACGCAGACCCTCGCCCTGGTCATCCCGGAGAACACGGCGACCTTCTTCACCGACCCCTACTTCGCCTCGGTCATCCAGGGCGCGGCGACACGGGTCTCGGAGACCGACTTCACCCTCGCGCTGCTCATCGCGGCCGGGAGCGAGGACAAGGTCCGCCGCTACCTCCGCGCGGGCAGCGTCGACGGTGCCCTCGTGCTGTCCCACCACGAGGACGACCGCTCGTACTCCCACCTCGCGGGGCGGCTGCCACTGGTCTTCGGCGGGCGTCCGATGAGCCAGGAGGGCGAGCTGCCCTGCTACGTCGACGTGGACAACGTCGTCGCCGCCGCGCAGGTCACGCGGCGGCTCGTCGAGGCCGGCCGTCGCCGCATCGCCACCGTCGCGGGCCCGGCCGACATGGCCGCCGGCGTGGACCGGCTCGAGGGGTGGCGCCGGGCGCTCGCGGAGGCGGGGCTGGCCGACGACCTGGTCGAGCGCGCCGACTTCTCCCCCGCCAGCGGCGCGGAGGCCGCGCGCCGGCTGCTCGCGCGGGGCGAGCCCTTCGACGGGCTCTTCGCGGCGAGCGCCCAGCTGGCGTCCGGCGCGCTCGGCGTGCTGCGTGAGCACGGTCTCGAGGTCCCCCGCGACCTCGGCGTGGTCACCGTGGACGACGACTACTTCGCGCAGAACGCGACGCCGCCGCTCACCACGGTCCGCCAGCCGACCCTCGAGGTCGGGCGCCGGATGGCCGACGTGCTCATCGACCTGGTCGAGGGGCGCGAGGTCGAGCGGGTGACGATCATGCCCACCGTGGTCGTCGACCGCGGCTCGGCCTAG
- a CDS encoding helix-turn-helix domain-containing protein has protein sequence MHLLRTTSMPVTEVCWAVGFSSLGTFTRTFVRVVGETPTACRRRGPLPPVPSCFAMAWLRPSSFARCGPRSGWIASPP, from the coding sequence ATGCACCTGCTCCGGACCACGTCCATGCCGGTGACCGAGGTGTGCTGGGCGGTCGGCTTCTCGAGCCTGGGGACGTTCACGCGCACGTTCGTGCGGGTGGTCGGCGAGACCCCGACCGCGTGCCGCAGGCGGGGTCCGCTGCCGCCGGTGCCGTCGTGCTTCGCCATGGCCTGGCTCAGACCGAGCAGTTTCGCCAGATGCGGACCGCGCAGCGGCTGGATAGCGTCGCCGCCATGA
- a CDS encoding VOC family protein, translated as MITSLAITSLYVLDQDEAVDFYVGTLGLEVANDLDLGFMRWLTVKVPGESREILLERPGAPAMDDTTAGQVRELVAKGASAGTLFFQTDDVQGLWDSLKAKGVDLPEEPVDRGYGRDFGFRDPFGNHVRVSQPPR; from the coding sequence ATGATCACCTCGCTGGCCATCACCTCCCTCTACGTCCTCGACCAGGACGAGGCCGTCGACTTCTACGTCGGCACGCTCGGCCTCGAGGTCGCGAACGACCTCGACCTCGGCTTCATGCGCTGGCTGACCGTGAAGGTCCCGGGCGAGTCGCGCGAGATCCTGCTCGAGCGCCCGGGTGCCCCGGCCATGGACGACACGACCGCCGGGCAGGTGCGCGAGCTCGTCGCCAAGGGCGCCAGCGCCGGCACGCTGTTCTTCCAGACCGACGACGTCCAGGGCCTGTGGGACTCCTTGAAGGCCAAGGGCGTCGACCTGCCGGAGGAACCGGTGGACCGCGGCTACGGCCGCGACTTCGGCTTCCGCGACCCCTTCGGCAACCACGTCCGCGTCTCCCAGCCGCCGCGCTGA
- a CDS encoding MFS transporter — translation MKWLGEQQAIRASSATSSSRPYAASIASRARSIARLRSSTARLTGGLSLAAPRAAGQAAPVTRAPHVVRHLAVAQAFFVAASSVDLTLTGIVGATTAPTPALATLPFSLLFMAAGLTTFVASRCIGRFGHRATFVASGLVAALGGTVSAVAIAHGSFALFCLGTAVVGASNATAGYYRYLAADANPDARARAVSTVLAGGLVAALVGPFAATGVRDVTATPYVASYLLVAALGLGAALWNTRLWLPASSATTGPAAVPTQPPRPYAVLWRQPVLLLGVASAVAAALTMLALMTAGPILGLSAGRTPGQAALAIQLHLVGMFAPGFLVPRVIGRLGERRVAALGCAVILLAGLAAAGGAALPLYLTAMFAVGVGWNLAYSGGSAMIASSYRPSERGRVQPVAEVLGIAAQVGGSFAAAGFTTEASWRALGWATAVVAVVVGGLLLLARTRPAAPAVVVDP, via the coding sequence ATGAAGTGGCTCGGCGAGCAGCAGGCGATCCGGGCCAGCTCGGCGACGTCGAGCTCGCGCCCGTACGCGGCGTCCATCGCGTCCCGCGCCCGCAGCATCGCCCGGTTGCGCTCCTCGACCGCCCGGCTCACCGGAGGATTATCGCTGGCCGCGCCTCGCGCGGCAGGGCAGGCTGCACCGGTGACCCGAGCACCGCACGTCGTCCGGCACCTCGCGGTCGCGCAGGCCTTCTTCGTCGCGGCCTCCAGCGTGGACCTCACGCTGACCGGCATCGTCGGCGCCACGACGGCCCCCACGCCCGCCCTCGCCACGCTCCCCTTCAGCCTGCTGTTCATGGCCGCGGGCCTGACCACGTTCGTGGCGTCGCGCTGCATCGGGCGCTTCGGCCACCGGGCGACGTTCGTCGCCTCGGGGCTGGTGGCGGCGCTCGGCGGCACCGTCTCGGCGGTGGCCATCGCCCACGGCTCGTTCGCGCTCTTCTGCCTCGGCACCGCGGTCGTGGGGGCGTCGAACGCGACCGCCGGCTACTACCGCTACCTGGCCGCCGACGCGAACCCCGACGCCCGGGCCCGCGCGGTGAGCACGGTCCTCGCCGGCGGCCTCGTCGCGGCGCTCGTCGGCCCCTTCGCCGCGACCGGTGTGCGCGACGTGACCGCGACGCCGTACGTCGCCTCCTACCTCCTGGTCGCCGCCCTCGGCCTCGGCGCCGCGCTCTGGAACACCCGCCTCTGGCTCCCCGCGTCCTCGGCCACGACCGGGCCGGCCGCCGTGCCGACCCAGCCCCCACGCCCGTACGCCGTGCTCTGGCGCCAGCCGGTGCTGCTGCTCGGCGTCGCGTCCGCCGTGGCCGCGGCGCTGACGATGCTCGCGCTGATGACCGCCGGCCCGATCCTCGGGCTCTCGGCGGGCCGCACGCCCGGGCAGGCGGCGCTGGCCATCCAGCTGCACCTGGTCGGGATGTTCGCGCCCGGCTTCCTCGTGCCCCGCGTCATCGGGCGGCTCGGCGAGCGCCGCGTCGCCGCGCTGGGCTGCGCGGTCATCCTGCTCGCGGGCCTCGCCGCGGCCGGCGGGGCGGCGCTCCCGCTCTACCTCACCGCGATGTTCGCGGTCGGCGTGGGCTGGAACCTCGCCTACTCCGGCGGCAGCGCGATGATCGCCTCGTCCTACCGCCCCTCCGAGCGCGGCCGCGTGCAGCCGGTCGCCGAGGTGCTCGGCATCGCCGCGCAGGTCGGCGGCTCGTTCGCGGCCGCGGGCTTCACCACGGAGGCGAGCTGGCGGGCCCTCGGCTGGGCCACGGCCGTCGTCGCCGTGGTCGTCGGCGGGCTGCTGCTCCTCGCCCGCACCCGCCCGGCGGCACCCGCCGTCGTCGTCGACCCTTAG
- a CDS encoding HD domain-containing protein — MSTESTPTPTRADRTPRPISDADRAELEERWHAVLPHQAELGQALVERYREPHRRYHDTRHLLAVLRHVDAFAGDQDLFLVRLGAWFHDAVYDVPERELTNEESSARLALRELSRAGFEQEDLTQVARLVRLTADHLPGTRDPEGDLLCDADLAVLGGTPEEYAAYVADVREEHAAVGDEAFFAGRLAVLTPLLERELFRTGKGKQLAGRARTNLRTEVLELSERLGVEPPKAAREA; from the coding sequence ATGTCCACTGAATCCACCCCGACCCCGACGCGCGCCGACCGCACCCCGCGGCCGATCAGCGACGCCGACCGCGCGGAGCTGGAGGAGCGCTGGCACGCTGTGCTGCCGCACCAGGCCGAGCTCGGCCAGGCGCTCGTCGAGCGCTACCGCGAGCCGCACCGTCGCTACCACGACACCCGCCACCTGCTGGCGGTGCTGCGCCACGTCGACGCCTTCGCCGGCGACCAGGACCTCTTCCTCGTCCGGCTGGGCGCCTGGTTCCACGACGCCGTCTACGACGTCCCCGAGCGCGAGCTCACCAACGAGGAGTCTTCGGCGCGCCTCGCCCTGCGCGAGCTGAGCCGGGCCGGCTTCGAGCAGGAGGACCTGACGCAGGTCGCCCGGCTCGTACGCCTGACCGCCGACCACCTGCCCGGCACCCGCGACCCGGAGGGCGACCTGCTCTGCGACGCCGACCTGGCCGTGCTGGGCGGCACGCCGGAGGAGTACGCCGCGTACGTCGCCGACGTCCGTGAGGAGCACGCGGCCGTCGGCGACGAGGCGTTCTTCGCCGGCCGGCTCGCGGTGCTGACACCGCTGCTGGAGCGTGAGCTGTTCCGCACGGGCAAGGGCAAGCAGCTCGCCGGGCGGGCCCGGACGAACCTGCGCACCGAGGTCCTCGAGCTGTCCGAACGGCTCGGCGTGGAGCCGCCGAAGGCCGCGCGGGAGGCCTGA
- a CDS encoding phage holin family protein — protein sequence MADQGVGDIVRAISGDVKELVRDEVQLAKTELAPAAKAGGIGAGLLAGAAFFGVSAVFILYFCVVYVLVRLGLPEWASFLIVGGALLLLAGLLGAVGYTMIKKVKPPQRSIKQAKETVDAIKTSAQQTLAAIKGSKDGTKAIARK from the coding sequence ATGGCTGATCAGGGAGTGGGCGACATCGTCCGCGCCATCAGTGGCGACGTCAAGGAGCTGGTGCGCGACGAGGTCCAGCTGGCGAAGACGGAGCTCGCACCGGCGGCCAAGGCGGGGGGCATCGGGGCCGGTCTGCTCGCGGGCGCGGCCTTCTTCGGGGTCTCGGCCGTCTTCATCCTCTACTTCTGCGTGGTCTACGTCCTCGTGCGCCTCGGGCTGCCCGAGTGGGCCTCGTTCCTCATCGTCGGCGGCGCGCTCCTGCTCCTCGCGGGCCTGCTGGGCGCGGTCGGCTACACGATGATCAAGAAGGTCAAGCCGCCGCAGCGCTCGATCAAGCAGGCGAAGGAGACCGTCGACGCGATCAAGACGTCGGCGCAGCAGACCCTCGCCGCGATCAAGGGCAGCAAGGACGGCACCAAGGCGATCGCCCGCAAGTAG